TGGAGCTGGGAATGCCGGCCAAGGAGTTGGCGTTGCGCAGCGTGGGCGAGGATGACCGGTCTGAATTGCTGGAGGCGACGGAGAAGTTTTCGGTGATATTCCAGCTTCAGAATCTTCTGACCTACCCCAATGTCCGCAAGCGGGTCATGGAAGGGTCGCTCTACCTGCACGGCTGGTACTACCGCCTGGACAGGGGAGAGATAGAGTATTTCGACCCCGAAGCCCAGGCGTTTTTGCCGCTTGAGAGGGAGGATGTATGAAAATCGGAATCGTGGGTGCCGGCGGTGTTGGCGGCTATCTGGCCCATCGGCTGGCGGAAGCGGGAGAGTTGGTCTATCTTGTGGCCCGAGGAGCCCATCTGGAGGCTATTCGTGAACGGGGTATCTGCCTCAAAACGAAAGAGGGGCTCTCCTGTGCCCGTCCCGCCGCCGTTTCGGACAACCCGGCCGATTTCGGGGAGACGATGGATGCGGTTCTTTTTTGCGTCAAAGGGTACGACCTCAAAGAGGCGGCCCGAAAAGCGGCCCCGATGGTCGGCTCCGATACCCTCCTGGTTCCTCTGGGAAACGGCGTGGGCAACGCCGAGGTGATCGCAAAGGTCTATCCCGGCCACGCGGTGGCCAACGGCGCCGTCTACATCGTCAGCCATGTCGCCGAACCGGGTGTCGTGGCCCTGGTGGGACGGGGCGCGCTGGTTGTTATGGGAATGGCGAAAAGCGACGCGTCGCCAAAACCGAAGGCCCTGGCCGAGGCGCTGAAAAAGGCCGGCGTCAAGGTCGTGGTGAGTGAGGATATCACGACCGATGTCTGGAAAAAGTATCTGCTCATCGCCGCCATGGGGACGTTGACCTCCTGTTACGATGTGCCGATGGGCGTGATTTTGCAAAAGCACCGCGGGGAGTTGGAGGAAGCCTTTCGTGAGATTATCGCCGTGGGTGCCGCCGAGGGGGCGGCTTTGGGAGAGGAGGATCTGGAGATGGTGCGAAGGCAGCTTGAAAGGGTGCCCCATGACGCCCCCACTTCCATGTGGCTCGACTTCAAAGCCGGCAGAAAGACGGAACTGGAGCAGCTGACGGGCTATATCGTCCGTAAAGGAGCCGAACACGGCATCGACGTGCCGACGATGCATCGGTGTTACGAAATATTGAAAGCACACCACAGTTGATTTCAAACTATATCGTCCTCTTCACCACACTGCTTGTCACGGCCCTGCTTTTTTCCAGGCCCGTCGAGAAGAGCGGGTGGTGGTCGGCCACGGTCATTCCGCTCGCTTCGATCATCGGGAGCGGATTTCTCGTGATCGCGCCGATTCTTCAGATGTCGGTGGGAAACTATGCGGTGGTCGCGATGGGGCTTCTTGTGGTCACGGCCTATCTGATCGGTGGGGCCATTCGTTTCAATATCCGCTATGTCGAACCGAAAATCGCCGCAGGCACCCTGCACGCTTCGGCCGCTCTTTTCGAAAACCTCTCGAACTGGGCCCTGGGTTTTGCGTATGTGGTTTCGGTCGCCTACTATCTGACTCTCTTTGGCGACTTTCTTCTTCGCGGTGCCGGCATGGTGGATGAAACCCTTTCGCGCGGGGTCACGACCGCCGTGCTTCTTTTCATCGC
This genomic interval from Hydrogenimonas urashimensis contains the following:
- a CDS encoding ketopantoate reductase family protein — translated: MKIGIVGAGGVGGYLAHRLAEAGELVYLVARGAHLEAIRERGICLKTKEGLSCARPAAVSDNPADFGETMDAVLFCVKGYDLKEAARKAAPMVGSDTLLVPLGNGVGNAEVIAKVYPGHAVANGAVYIVSHVAEPGVVALVGRGALVVMGMAKSDASPKPKALAEALKKAGVKVVVSEDITTDVWKKYLLIAAMGTLTSCYDVPMGVILQKHRGELEEAFREIIAVGAAEGAALGEEDLEMVRRQLERVPHDAPTSMWLDFKAGRKTELEQLTGYIVRKGAEHGIDVPTMHRCYEILKAHHS